One window of Myxococcus virescens genomic DNA carries:
- the fghA gene encoding S-formylglutathione hydrolase, whose amino-acid sequence MERIEHHASFGGRQEVWKHTSSALGGETRFGIYLPEAALRGERCPVLYWLSGLTCTEQNFITKAGAQEHAARHGFIVVAPDTSPRGDAVANDAAYDLGQGAGFYLDATQAPWAPHFRMQDYVARELPALVEQHFPATDARGIFGHSMGGHGALVTALRHPGRYRSVSAFSPIVAPSQVPWGQKAFTAYLGDNRDAWAAWDAVELVKTAKERLTLLVDQGEADEFLATQLRPELLAAACEATGHPLTLRRHAGYDHSYYFIATFLADHFAHHAKALVGSEKARS is encoded by the coding sequence ATGGAACGCATCGAACACCACGCGAGTTTTGGCGGCCGGCAGGAGGTGTGGAAGCACACCTCCTCCGCGCTGGGCGGCGAGACGCGGTTCGGCATCTACCTGCCGGAGGCCGCGCTGCGCGGCGAGCGCTGCCCGGTGCTGTACTGGCTCTCCGGCCTGACCTGCACCGAGCAGAACTTCATCACCAAGGCGGGCGCGCAGGAGCACGCGGCGCGCCACGGATTCATCGTCGTCGCGCCTGACACCAGTCCTCGTGGCGACGCGGTGGCCAACGACGCTGCCTACGATTTGGGGCAGGGGGCGGGCTTCTACCTCGACGCCACGCAGGCTCCCTGGGCGCCGCACTTCCGCATGCAGGACTACGTGGCCCGGGAGCTCCCCGCGCTGGTGGAGCAGCACTTCCCGGCCACGGACGCGCGAGGCATCTTCGGCCATTCGATGGGCGGTCATGGCGCGCTCGTCACCGCCCTGCGCCACCCGGGCCGCTACCGCAGCGTGTCCGCCTTCTCCCCCATCGTCGCCCCCTCACAGGTGCCGTGGGGCCAGAAGGCCTTCACCGCCTACCTGGGCGACAACCGTGACGCGTGGGCGGCCTGGGACGCCGTCGAGTTGGTGAAGACGGCGAAGGAGCGTCTGACGCTCCTGGTGGACCAGGGCGAGGCCGACGAGTTCCTCGCCACCCAATTGCGCCCGGAGTTGCTGGCCGCCGCCTGCGAGGCCACGGGCCACCCGCTCACGCTGCGGCGGCACGCGGGGTACGACCACAGCTACTACTTCATCGCCACGTTCCTCGCGGACCACTTCGCGCACCACGCGAAGGCACTCGTCGGTTCCGAGAAGGCGCGTTCGTAG
- a CDS encoding S-(hydroxymethyl)glutathione dehydrogenase/class III alcohol dehydrogenase: protein MKSRAAVAFEAGKPLSIVELDVAPPQKGEVLVRITHTGVCHTDAFTLSGDDPEGLFPVVLGHEGAGVVEAVGEGVTSVKPGDHVIPLYTAECGQCLFCKSGKTNLCVAVRATQGKGVMPDGTTRFSYNGKPVYHYMGCSTFSEYTVVAEVSLARINPNANPEQVCLLGCGVTTGLGAVKNTARVQEGDSVAVFGLGGIGLAVIQGAQMAKAGRIIAIDTNPAKFELAKAFGATDFVNPKDHDRPIQQVIVEMTGWGVDHSFECIGNVGVMRAALECAHRGWGQSIIIGVAGAGQEISTRPFQLVTGRTWKGTAFGGVKGRSELPGMVEDAMAGKIQLAPFVTHTRSLTDINEAFDLMHEGKSIRTVVRY, encoded by the coding sequence ATGAAGTCCCGTGCCGCTGTTGCCTTCGAAGCCGGAAAGCCCTTGAGCATCGTCGAACTCGACGTCGCGCCTCCGCAGAAGGGCGAGGTCCTGGTCCGCATCACCCACACGGGCGTCTGTCACACCGACGCGTTCACCCTCTCCGGGGATGATCCGGAAGGTCTCTTCCCGGTGGTGCTCGGCCACGAGGGGGCCGGCGTGGTGGAGGCGGTGGGTGAGGGCGTGACGTCCGTGAAGCCCGGCGACCACGTCATTCCGCTCTACACCGCGGAGTGTGGCCAGTGTCTGTTCTGCAAGTCCGGCAAGACCAACCTGTGCGTGGCGGTGCGTGCCACCCAGGGCAAGGGTGTGATGCCAGACGGCACCACGCGCTTCTCGTACAACGGCAAGCCCGTCTACCACTACATGGGGTGCTCCACCTTCAGCGAGTACACCGTGGTGGCGGAGGTGTCGCTGGCCCGCATCAACCCGAACGCCAACCCCGAGCAGGTCTGTCTGCTGGGCTGCGGCGTGACGACGGGCCTGGGCGCGGTGAAGAACACGGCCCGCGTGCAGGAGGGGGATTCGGTGGCGGTGTTCGGCCTGGGCGGCATCGGCCTGGCGGTCATCCAGGGCGCCCAGATGGCGAAGGCGGGTCGCATCATCGCCATCGACACGAACCCCGCGAAGTTCGAGCTGGCGAAGGCCTTCGGCGCCACCGACTTCGTCAACCCCAAGGACCATGACCGTCCCATCCAGCAGGTCATCGTGGAGATGACGGGCTGGGGCGTGGACCACTCCTTCGAGTGCATCGGCAACGTGGGCGTGATGCGCGCCGCGCTCGAGTGCGCGCACCGCGGCTGGGGCCAGTCCATCATCATCGGCGTGGCCGGCGCGGGACAGGAGATCTCCACCCGTCCGTTCCAGCTCGTCACGGGCCGGACCTGGAAGGGCACCGCCTTTGGTGGCGTGAAGGGCCGCTCGGAGCTCCCCGGCATGGTGGAGGACGCGATGGCCGGGAAGATTCAGCTCGCGCCGTTCGTGACCCACACGCGTTCGCTGACGGACATCAACGAGGCCTTCGACCTGATGCACGAGGGCAAGTCCATCCGCACCGTCGTCCGCTACTGA
- the frmR gene encoding formaldehyde-responsive transcriptional repressor FrmR, with product MPHSPEEKKKALLRVRRIRGQAEALERALESGAECGTVLQQLAAIRGAINGLMSEVLESHIREEFGPASDEDPRHAQRVRDMTTLVRTYLK from the coding sequence ATGCCCCACTCGCCGGAAGAGAAGAAGAAGGCGCTGCTCCGCGTCCGCCGCATCCGCGGTCAGGCCGAAGCCCTGGAGCGTGCGTTGGAGTCCGGAGCCGAATGCGGCACGGTCCTCCAGCAACTCGCTGCCATCCGGGGCGCCATCAACGGACTGATGTCCGAGGTGCTGGAGTCACACATTCGGGAGGAGTTCGGCCCAGCGTCTGACGAGGATCCGCGCCACGCCCAGCGGGTGCGGGACATGACGACGCTGGTCCGCACCTATCTCAAGTGA